TTCACGTAAAGATGATTGTATACATCAAATAAGTGTATTTTAAGAAATACATGTTTTAATTGTCATCAAATTACCCACTTAAGTCATGAATTTATGGGATATGCCGATGGAAATGTAAAAAAAGAACTATGCAATGCAATTCTAATAAAATCtataaatcaaaattattatatgtaagttttttttcttctataaaTCTAAAATTTATTGATTACTATAATTTTAAGTcattgtttgatttttttttcaccagAATACTATAAGACATCCCGTGCATTGGACATGGTTCATGCTagtaaactaataaacttaaaatcaccccaagtcaagtaatatgttttgaatagggattgacataatactgtagagacttgcatgtaacaatgttttctgttgAAACAGagagttgatctcacaagcttcagatatgcagatatctggacaattaCATGAATCCAGTGAAGGAgctcattaggattggggaccggacttgagataacaggatggatggatttatccttgtcacctgttcatcacattggtattaataggtataagtaatcctcatactcaaaggattattaattagtgattctggattatggaatgtgatactttgactctgttcaaacacgatccataacagagatgactctggggtgtgtgcgggcaggcgttgggtgtcacaggaagtaattgcaggatagttaacattggattgagcatttgccactcctgataaatgagagatacgtccaaggatcgattgtggaagacttgactctaaatccttgcaaggtgatatcttaagacttgaaatagagatttcacttaacctatctattcggagttaactcggtctgtacaagtaaaacgaacgtctcgctatatgtgacttgacataatccatagtcataagattctgttcaatgatgtagttgataaaggatcaaattacactataactaatacggaaaggtcaacgacgaaatcaacatgtcttcttataactcttggggaatgtttacggttcttcctatcacagtcctcgcactcattccgttatacaaagattaaatgtaattttggaaaattaatttaatggttgtatacggctagtagtaataagaacctaatgggtcacacataagacttggaaccaaaaaagaggaatgaatgttaattaatagatggaagcccaatataGTCCATAAAGGCCTAAATAATGAAAGGGGGCGAAatacatgtattatatatatatatatatatatatatatatatatatatatatatatatatatatatacctgtccacgggcccgggtacccgcccggcccgcccaggcccgtgtcccttgggCCGGGCTTGGACAATGATAATTGATGTTAGGCCCAGGCCCGCTAAAccccgcctattttttgggcgggcttgggattaatTCAAATAGCACgggccggcccagcccggcctgcctactaatattaattaataatttttttatatttatatatttatatattaaatatttatttttaagtattaaaatttattttttataattaaaaaattatatatatatgtttagaTGGGTTTacatgggctgggcttgggatttgattttaaagcccgagcccagcctggcccgagcccgcctaaattactagtgggctgggctgggcttgggctgagGACTTTTATACAAAAGCCCGCctggcccggcccgagcccggcccatggccaggtctatatatatatatatacatgtgagaattaatttattttagacaattatgattagattataattgtggttaATTAATCATGGGGTAATTAAGTTATAAAATTTAAAGTGGTTAAATTGCTTCTATCAAACAACTTAatgttatctttatatttagaataaaactctaaagaagttatctaaaaaACTATGGATAATATTTATGGAgtatttatttagaataaaactctaaagaagttatctaaaaaACTATGGATAATATTTATGGAgtatttatttagaataaaactctaaagaagttatctaataactgtaattaatatttatggagtatttatttagaataaaactctaaagaagtaacctaattctatctaactagggtttagatacaagagactaTTTATTTCCCCTTATAGGTGAATTGTGGCCAACCTCTACTAGAGAGAGAAATTCGACCCTTTCCGTAGAGGACCGAATTTCCACCATTTgcttcaattcaattgatttcatctctttatccttgatcttgtgttgatttgttaaaggcaatctattttggctgctattcattggttgagattctaacttGTTTGATCTTGTCTTTTGGTTTGTGTTCGTGAACTCggaactagagttgagggcacttcgctagcaacagtagatagttcttctaaaaggtatttccttctatcattccttgtatgaaataacgattaacggatcttggtttaaggaaataggttaaaatttttatatttccgctgccaaacgtttgcctattttccttcatagaGCCTATGGGTAGGGCTGTAACCGAGCCGAGCTTTAGACTGCTCAAACTCaacttgctataaaattaacaagCTCAAGCCTGAGCTAAGCTCGACTCAgtttattagaaaataaacgagctcgagccgagctttgaagTCGTTTCAAGATTAAAATCCTCTttgaacttggttcattaagaaaattatttaatcatgaattgtttgtgagtaaatcgttaattatatttatgaagtttgctcgcaaataactctttaattgtgtatataaacaaaCTCATAAGTAAagttcgtaaataaataaacgtgcttacaaatagttcgtctatggtaaagactatgcttactttgtttttaacaaagtaagccttactttgtgtgttttcactattggattaattttctaatccatcatccaatggtgaaaacacaccaagtactagtactttgtcaaaaacaaagtaaccatagaaggcaccgttcgtctattactcatttattatatttgtttcaaatgaaataatattaagtttcaATATTTGTGAATTaatacaaaactatatagttctacaaaattaaaatttatttataaatatactaatcGAGCATATTCGCAAGCTTTCGTGTCGAGCTCTGCCCTGCTCAAACTCTACTAGTTTAGAAACTGAGCTAGTAAATCATACTCATGAACAGTTGGTTTATAGATCCAACAGCTTTTATCAAGCGGCTCAGATCGTTTACAAATTACAGCCCTACCTACCCAAAAGGGAATCCCCGTTTTTCACCGTATTGACAAAGGATATGACAAAATTATTctcatatatattttataatttgccCTAAATCCTTATTCGTACACAACAGATCGTATCGTCTCTCAAATCCCTATCCTTCTCCACCTAACGGAGCCGTCCTACAGCGAGGACATCTACCATTTTTACCGCCGTCAACCATCACCGTGCCGCCATCATCTCGTCGTCGGAGGCCCTCCAATATTGGTTATTACTTGCTTCGACTCATCGTGAAAGGTATGCATTGATCttcttttttcactttttcctgttacccttttattttatgGTTTTCTTAGATCGGTGATCTTTGATCTATTTCTTCCactatttcatgttttttcccTTCATTCAGTAGTTGAGATTAAGCCTGAACTCCGCTGTATAAGATTAGCTTCTTGGTTTTGTCTCGAGATGCCCAAACTTAATAACAACCATTTTTAATATGTTGACATTTCTTTTTGCGGTTCGATCATGGTGAAAAGTTTGAGTTTGAAGGGTTTTCCTGTTTATATTTCCGATACTCTCAGAAATCGTACAAAATATTTGAGTAATATAAAAACATTGAAATCTCGTTTATTAGAATTTGGAAATTCGTTTTATCGGATGTAATATGTTATATTAGGGTCGGCTTGGATGGGGATTTAGCGCATATGAAATAATGGAAGGGGAGATGAAGTGAAGGAAGGGGAGGGGAAGTGAAAATAGTTAACCTCGTGGGACTTAAaatgaatgttttttttttcaaggtTTTTTAACCTCCAATTAACCTTTGAAATCCCTCCCCTTCAATTAACCTTCTTCTCCCAAGCAAGGTTACTTAACTAACCTCCCTTTAATTAACCTCTCTTAATCACAAAACAAGCAGACCCTTTATTGATCACATGTTTAGTTAATAAAGAGGGTGTGATATTTTCTACATCAAGTTTTCAAGAAGAAAAAGTTTCCATTTACCCTCTCTTATCCAATTTGTatgtgaacttttttttttctttattgtaCATACATAAACTATTAAAAATGCATGcgtataattttaaaattagaTATTCCCttatatttttagtatttacaTATTTCCTCCAGATTTGCGTTTCCTATACTTATAAAATATAGTTTCCTGGTGCTtgtttccatttccatttccatttctaTGCAACATAGCTCAATAGAGAAGCTGTACTTGTTTCTATTTTAACAGCAATTTAATCTCCATTCTGGTTAGTCTATTGCTTTGCTCCTATCCTTCAAAAACATTTCGAGCTTTGATTCACTGCAATTCAACATGTTGAGAGCTAGTTGACTGCCTGTGGTTTTATTTAGTTTGGTTTTCTGTTCTATGTTTTATTGGAATTGCATTTCACTTGTGTCCATAGGAAACTAATCCTGGTAATTTCCCTGTTTCATTTATTGTTGCATTTGAATTTAAATTGACGCGCAAGTACTTACTCTTCACAAATTTCTAGGATAATTGGACGCAAGTTCtggaaaattaataaaaagattaCTGAGGTTGACATGGAGCTTCTACTTCTAGTATTTAATGTGGTGcattgtaattatattaatattcCTCTGCCAAAACTGTTGTTAGAGAACATTTCAAATAGGACTAAAATCATTGTATTCTTTCACCttgattttttaatttagtAACCAGATGGAGGGTTAAACTTTCTAAGCTATATTGCTGAAGCTAAGCTAAATTAAAACCATCATTGAGCTATATTAGATATTTATCTCCAAGTAATATATGCATTATGCAGAATAAACACAAGTTGACCTACACCTACACATTTTACTACTTAAAGATGGTTACATGAGTACATGCTCAAAAAGCATACATTGAGTAACAAAATGTGTTTCCTTTCCTtttgtaaatatatattatcaagatataaatatttaataaacaGTTTAGTGTTAATTTGTATGCATGAAATATCATTGCTAGATCCACATAAAGGTTCTATTTTTGTGGAGTTTAAGGACTAGTATGGCATAACTTTGCTTGGATGGAGCACATGGAGGGTGATTAAAGGAATGGAATGTAAGAGtttttaaaggaaataaattgtTCGACTCTTTCTATGCTTGGAAGGAAGGATGTGCATATAAAAGTtgatatacaacaacaacaacaaagccttagtcccgaaatgattcggggtcggctaacatgaaccatcatataaaaccgtgaaatcaagtcgtgtcagcgacacaaattcgctccctccactccgtcctatccactaccatattttcctcaattcccagtaaactcatatcactctcgatcaccctcctccaagtttgcttatgtcttcccctacccctcaccacatATAAAagttgatataatttaaaaaatataaattataccaagattactaaattaccctttaatagaattattgttattttatttttaaaattaacgtTAATAAATTCTAGTTGtgaaatttctttaaatattaaacactaaatatatatttaatagcataaaaaatttaaaagataaaGATTAAGATAGTCTAAATGAAATCATACCCTTCCAAAGACTCCATTTCGAGGGTTAAAAAATGGTGGGTTTCCAGCCCTCCATATTCTATAATGAACCCCTTACCCGTCTAATATGCTTCCTCCCAATCAAGGGCTGGTTTTTAACCTTTCCTAAACCCTCCTCCCAAGCAACGGTTGCATTGTGACTTGTGAGTAACATCTATGATGCATTTATTTGtcgcttttttttttcttgtgcaCTTGACCTTGTAACTTTCAAACCTACCATAAATCTATAGCTTCATCTTTATTATTGTATCAATGACTTAATGATTTGCTAGATTCTGTCACTGCATTACTCTTTCTCCTTCACCTAACCCACCTTCCCTGTCTCTCAATGGCAGTGATATTTTTCGGCCTTTGTAACTTTGAAATGCCATTATTCATCTTGATGCAGGGAGCTCTTGTATGACATAGTGATTTAGCCAGAATATTTGTCATAGAcagattttatttataaatcaaGAGACATTTATTGTGCAAGTAGACATATGGATAATTCACTTCCTGGTGATTCCTCCTATCATGGAGCAAACCTTCACAAGTATTCTCCAGAAAAACCGGAGGATGGTGGTCGatggtacttttctagaaagGAAATTGAGGAGGACTCTACATCCAGACGGGATAACATTGACCTGAAGAAGGAGGCTTATATACGGAAATCATACTGTACATATCTACAAGATTTGGGCATGAGGCTAAAAGTGTGAGTCTCTAAAATTGTTCCTTCTTTATCTACAATTCAAATGCTTTTATTCTGTTGCCATATTAATGTTTTTCTTCCAGAAACTAGTTTGATCCAATTGCAGTTAATTTTGACTGCTCAACTCCTTCCGAGTATTCTTTTAAATGTTTTCCAATAATGCATGTACAAACCTGCTCTCCGTCCGCCAAGTTAGGCTCTTGCTATTTGATTTTATATTACATACTCGGTTAGCAATCTACCCAATAGAAGGCTCATGCACAAAAgaattaaatgttttttttttcctgtgTGTTGCTGGGCTTCAAGCCATCTATTTTCTTATACTGTTGGAGAACATTGTTTCCTTGAGCTTTGTCAGATGCTATGCTTTTTTTTGGTTTGTTAACTCTAAGTGGGAAAACAGAAAACACCTTTATGAACTCCCTTGCTCTCCTGATGCTTCATGGAAGTCTATATCACTGTATAAACCTGTAGTCAATTTCGTAAGTATTAGCATCTAACGTCTTTTTCAGAAGACCATCATCCCTTCATTTTATCACCTTGACTTTGAACTGGAACAGAAAATATAAGCCACACTAGACTTGAGGCCCGACTCTTTTATCATATGTAGCAGGAAGAATCTAGTCAATGAAATAACTACCTATTTTCATGCACATTATCCATCTGTAATGCTTCCTTATATTCCATGACTAGCATCTCAGGAAGTACAATTTTAAGCTGGTTTGACTCCAATAATTGTGCCAAAATGATGTAGCGTATCCTAATTATTGATTTCCAAAGTACTTGAAATACCTTCCTTTGCTCCCATCCGTGAAAATGAATGGCCTGAAGAATTAGTTATGTCCTATTGCAAATATCTCCTCCACCTTTTTTTTTCCCTCAAGTTCCATTTATCTACCAAACTTGTAAGCATTTTTTTCGACAATGCATACTTAGAAGCACCAACTCTATAATTTTCAACGTATGCTACTGACCGTCTTCTAGTCCATCAGATGGCATTAGAGTTATAATTTAAGCCTCACCAGACTCGTATACTTGCCGTTTTGCAAGTGTCCGTGCTTCATCTTGTTTTCACTCAGATATTCTTGCCCCTAAAAAAGCTCTGGCACTGATATACATGCTTCCTGTGCAATGGGCCAGATATCATTTTGGTTAAAATTGTTCATCTGTTATGGAGTGAACTTGCATTACTTCAATTTAGTTGTCAAACGTGGCTTATAAAAATATGATATGCTTGGCATGATGAGTCTTGAATTCTTAATCTGCAGGCCTCAGCTTACTATTGCTACAGCAATAATTTTTTGTCACCGATTCTTTCTTCGTCAATCTCATGCAAAGAATGATAGGAGGGTGAGTTTTTCTATTTATCTTGTGATATAACATATATCACTGGTTGGAATTGGTTATTGAATCTACTATTGTGGTGAAGCTACTGGGGATAGTAGAACTCACTTATATTTCTATAGCTTCCTGCTGTTGCTTTCTTGCACAGTTCCTTGCACCTGAACACTGATTGCCATACATTTGTCTGGTTATGTTTtacataagttttttttttttgtttagatTTATCTGAATTCTCATTGTActgtaaattttttaattatttcttGCAGACCATTGCTACAGTGTGTATGTTTCTTGCCGGAAAGGTGGAGGAGACTCCCCGTCCATTAAAAGATGTTATCCTCGTTTCTTATGAAATCATCCACAAAAAGGATCctgaagctgttcagaagattAAACAAAAGGTAATGTATCTTTCTTGTTAAAATTTATGGGCCTGGTTGTAAATTCTCCTATACTACTTCAATAATCAATCTGTTTCAGTATGGTACTTCCTTGTTATGTGCTTATATGTTTACTTCTCCTCAAGTAGAAATGTagaatttttacttagttcagaTCGTGTAGGCTCTCCATAGTTGTGAAAGGTGCACTAAGGAgcaaggggtcctggagcctaggcGCATTGCTCAGGCGCGTGCCAGAGCGACACAAGCCGCatcaaaacaaaataacatataaaattataaatcaaCAACACTTAATATTTCTAAAATGACACAAATAGTCAATTAACAACAATTTTAATCTTAAAACGCATGAGATAAATTCTAATTAACTACTGagacaaaattataattataacacataataaaatttaaatctaaACTAAAGACCAAAGTTCAACTTCAACTAAGCATTAAGTTACTAATAGTCTAATAATAACTACTTTTCCTCAAGCAAGACTAGTAAACTCTTTAGTCTTTATAGTCCCTATTCATCATCAAAGTCACCATCATCATATTCTTCTTTAAGGTTCTCAATCTCATCAtcatatttttctttctttttctaatttaatCCTAAATTTCCTATGGTTGTGATTAGAAGCTGAAAACTCCTAACACCCGCTACAACTGCGGTTAGGCGCTCCTCGAGCCAAGGTGCACAAAGGCGCGCACCTGACTCACATCGCGCGCCTCACACCTATAGAGGCGCTAACCTCTGCACCTGACCCTTTGACAACTATGAGGCTCTCTACTGCTCATTCTATGGAATAGAGCTTTATTATTTTCTCCATTCTTAATCACATATGTCATTTATGCATCAATATCTCATCGGCAGGAGGTATACGAACAGCAGAAAGAACTGATTTTAATTGGGGAGAGGGTTGTACTTGCAACTCTTGCTTTCGATCTAAACGTGCAGCATCCATACAAGCCTCTTGTGGATGCAATAAAGAAATTTAAGGTTGCTCAAAATGCCCTAGCACAGGTTGCATGGAATTTTGTAAATGATGGGTATGACAAATTGCTACTTTAGTCTATATCCGCTTTTTATTTATTGTCTCTTCTTGATCGGGGAGATGCGGCATGTGCAGACTGCGCACATCTCTTTGCTTGCAATTTAAGCCCCACCACATTGCGGCAGGGGCCATTTTCCTGGCTGCAAAGTTCCTCAAAGTAAAGCTCCCATCAGATGGTGAGAAAGTCTGGTGGCAAGAGTTCGATGTCAGCCCACGCCAATTGGAGGGTTGGTGTTTTAcctttcttttatatatataaaataaatggaTATAATAACATTTGCTGTTTACTTAAATTACATGTACCTATGGATTTTCTCAGAAGCATGTTTGcttccttctttctctctcaccCTTCATTAACCCCATCATGGAAAAAAAGGGGTGGGGTAAGTGGGTGGGCATTGTTGGGAGGAAGAATCTGAGCCTGATGTGAACTAAAGAAATATGAAACGAGTTAGTTAATAGTTATGGAAATTTTTGTTAGGTTTACTTTAACTGTGAACTTTTATCGTGCAGAGGTAAGTAATCAGATGCTGGAACTTTATGAACAGAACCGATTACCTCCTCCTACTAACAATGAAGCTGAAGAAAGCACCTTAAGTGGGGTCACTCAGCAAACCACACCCAAAGATTCATCTGGCAAGGAAGAGCATGCAGTGACCAATAGTCATTCTCAGGCTGGAGGCATTACTTCAAGACCTGAAACCTCCAAGTCAATGTCACATGCGGATAATCCTGGTGGAGCTCAAAGAACTAGGCATGCTCAGGCAAATGAGTATGCTAGTGAGGAGATGAAAAGTGCCTCTGATCACAACTCGGATGGTGAAGCCAAAGATAGCATCGATTCTGAAATAGATACAGTGTTTGGCTATGATGCTCGGGAAGCTCAAACTGCGTCAAGGATTACATCCCATggaaaagaagatgaagaaaggaATTCCACTAGAAGTGAAATAAGTGAAGCTGGGGaattaaaagacaaacattTTGGCCGAAGCTTGGGAAGTAGAGAAGGTACACTTGGTCAGTCACCCCAAGATGCTATTAAAAGGATTGACAAAGACAAGGTAAAAGCAGCATTGGAGAAACGGAAGAAGTCTCGGCGGGATATAACTCGGAAAACTGACTTCTTGGATGAGGATGATCTGATTGAGAGAGAACTGGAGGCTGGTATCGAGCTAGCTGCTGAGAGCGAAAAGAATAAGAGCGATAGGAGGCAAAACTTGTCTAGGTCCTTGGAGAGGCAAGAACATGAGAAATATCAAGAGGATGCAGGGGATAGAGAACAGCAAGGAATGCAGGAGCAATTAAGATATAAGTCAGATTTCAACCATGTTGAAGGAGGAGAAGTTCCAGATAACATTGACAAAAGTTTCCACTCCCCAAAATCAAACAACCGTAAACGGAAGGTATGGAGCTCAGTAGACTAAACATCTGAGGGCAGCCTTCGAAATGATTATGCTCCAGGTGCCCATCATTATGATAATCATGACTACTTAGAAGACCGTAGCTGAGCTGAGCTCTTG
The DNA window shown above is from Euphorbia lathyris chromosome 1, ddEupLath1.1, whole genome shotgun sequence and carries:
- the LOC136210500 gene encoding cyclin-T1-5-like isoform X2, which gives rise to MFLAGKVEETPRPLKDVILVSYEIIHKKDPEAVQKIKQKEVYEQQKELILIGERVVLATLAFDLNVQHPYKPLVDAIKKFKVAQNALAQVAWNFVNDGLRTSLCLQFKPHHIAAGAIFLAAKFLKVKLPSDGEKVWWQEFDVSPRQLEEVSNQMLELYEQNRLPPPTNNEAEESTLSGVTQQTTPKDSSGKEEHAVTNSHSQAGGITSRPETSKSMSHADNPGGAQRTRHAQANEYASEEMKSASDHNSDGEAKDSIDSEIDTVFGYDAREAQTASRITSHGKEDEERNSTRSEISEAGELKDKHFGRSLGSREGTLGQSPQDAIKRIDKDKVKAALEKRKKSRRDITRKTDFLDEDDLIERELEAGIELAAESEKNKSDRRQNLSRSLERQEHEKYQEDAGDREQQGMQEQLRYKSDFNHVEGGEVPDNIDKSFHSPKSNNRKRKVWSSVD
- the LOC136210500 gene encoding cyclin-T1-3-like isoform X1; its protein translation is MDNSLPGDSSYHGANLHKYSPEKPEDGGRWYFSRKEIEEDSTSRRDNIDLKKEAYIRKSYCTYLQDLGMRLKVPQLTIATAIIFCHRFFLRQSHAKNDRRTIATVCMFLAGKVEETPRPLKDVILVSYEIIHKKDPEAVQKIKQKEVYEQQKELILIGERVVLATLAFDLNVQHPYKPLVDAIKKFKVAQNALAQVAWNFVNDGLRTSLCLQFKPHHIAAGAIFLAAKFLKVKLPSDGEKVWWQEFDVSPRQLEEVSNQMLELYEQNRLPPPTNNEAEESTLSGVTQQTTPKDSSGKEEHAVTNSHSQAGGITSRPETSKSMSHADNPGGAQRTRHAQANEYASEEMKSASDHNSDGEAKDSIDSEIDTVFGYDAREAQTASRITSHGKEDEERNSTRSEISEAGELKDKHFGRSLGSREGTLGQSPQDAIKRIDKDKVKAALEKRKKSRRDITRKTDFLDEDDLIERELEAGIELAAESEKNKSDRRQNLSRSLERQEHEKYQEDAGDREQQGMQEQLRYKSDFNHVEGGEVPDNIDKSFHSPKSNNRKRKVWSSVD